GCGTGATACAAGAGCTCGAGCGACACCGATCCCGAAACCGCAATGGTGGCGGTCGCGGCGTGGATGAGCTCGGGAGTGCGATTGACGTAGACGGGGAAAGTAAGACCTGCAGCAGCGACTTTTTCACGCGCGACAGCAGCCTGCTTGTCGTTGTAGCTGGCAATCGCGAACTGAATGTTCGGCACTTTGCTCGCCACGATCTTCGCCGCGCGGAGCTGCATATCGAGGTTGTTTTTCACCTCCTGCATCCGGCTCCCGGGGAGGATCGAAACGAGCCTCTTTTGGCTTAAATCGAGCGACTCGACGAACGTGTGATCGAGCGAGCGTGAGGCGAGTTCGTCGTAGTAGGGATGGCCGACGTAGGTGGCCTCGACCCCCCGATCGCGAAACCATTTTTCTTCGAACGGCAGTTTGCAGAGGGCATGGTCGACGAGCGTTTGCACCTTCTTCACGCGCCAGGTGGCCCAGGCCCAAACTTGCGGCAGTCCATAGTAGACCACAGGGATGTTCAGTTTTTTGGCAGCGCGGGCGACGTGCCAGTTGAAACCGGGATAGTCGATCAGCACCACGCAGTCGGGCTTCTCGGTTTCGAGATGCTTGACGACGCGAGCCAGCAGCGCGCGGAACTCGGGATATTTTTTCAGAACCGGCAGGAGCCCCATCACGGCGAGGTCGGACATGTCGCGCAAGAGCTCGCAACCAGCGGCTTGCATGCGGGGTCCGCCGAGACCTTCCGCGCGCAGCGCAGGGGCAAGCTGGCGGAGGTGGTTGATCAGATTACTTCCGTGCAGATCGCCGCTCGGCTCACCGACCGAAAAGAAAACTCGCATCGCCGATCCTTGGCTGGGAGAACACTCGCGCGCTCGTTGCGCGATAAACCACTGACATTTGCACCTGGAAGTATCGCCGATAGCTGTCGTTTTCACCTAGAGCAATCAGCAGCGGGGCAGAGAGCTGCTAGCAACAAAAAACGCACGCGAGCACTTCCTCGGGTGGAGGCGAGTGCTCGCGTGCGTGGGGTAATTCGTCAACCTTGATCCGGAGATCGAGAGGTTACTTGGTTTCGGCCTTCTTGGCCTCGAAGCCTTTGTCGAACGACTTGTCGGCAAAGAGGAGCGAGACGGCGTCTTCCGATTTCTCGGCCTTGGCTTTGCAGTTCATGCAGCAGAACTTGACGTCGATGCCACCGACTTTGACGTCGGTACCATCAGCCAGTGGACCGCCCGAGATGGGGCACTTCACTTGGGTGAATTGCTTGGTGGCGACGAGCTGGTGGTTGGCTTTGGCAGCATGCTTGGCAGGGTCGGCTGCAAAACCTTTCGAGCAGTTGCCGCAGCAGAAGAAGACCTTGGCGCCACGATATTCCACGGCGTTGTCGGCCTTGGCATCTTTATTGGCGGCCATGATGCACTTGATCCCTTCAAGCGAGACACCATCGGCGGCACGCAGGACCATGGCAATCGCAACAACGGCAAAACCGGCGAGCATCAGAGTACGAGATTTCATCGGGGGAGTTCTCCTGGAGAGAAAAAGTGCGGTAAAGCACGCCCAAGAGCCCAAAGTGGGCGTTTCGGCGCGCGGTAACCTTGCGGTGAATACACGTTAATTAACGGACGTGGCAAGAGGAGTCAAGACAAATCAGCCATTGCTGATGAATTGGACGAATTTGGCTAGCTTTCGGCAACCTATCCACGAAACACGAGCCCCAGCAGCAGCAGGACGATGGCTGTCAGCAGCATCACTAAGGCATGCGATCGTGCGACGCTGCGAGCCTGCTGGGAGAGTCCAAACCGCTCCCCCTCTCCATTCCAAAGCCAGAAGCCGAGTGGCACAGTCACTAGCCCAAACAACCCAAGCTGCCACATCGAACTGCCGTGACGGAGCATCTCGCCGCAGTCGCCAATCTGGGCCAGCGAGCCGATCGAGATATAAAGTCCATTGGTAACGAGGCAAAATGCCGCGAAGAACCGAAGCGTGTAGGTCATCGGAAAACGGACCCAGGCCGCAATCTGCCAGAGCAGCACCGGTGCCATCACGCCGACAATGGGACCGCACCACACCACCACCAGTGGCGCTGGGTTGTGCGACAGATCGGTCCGCGAAATTGAGAGCGGATGCAGCAACACACGCTCGACCTTGGCTCCGGTCGCCAGCGCTCCCAGCACATGCCCCAGTTCATGCACTTGCTGCATTCCGAGCCAACAAGCCAGCAGCAGCGAGCTGATGAGCAAGCATTGCCAAAATCGATTCACAAAACGGAATCTTTCCAGTATCCACTTGGTCGCAACCAGTGATGCGTATTCATTAAGCTGCTGGGTTCTAATCCGATCGACCGAGCTACTATAATCGCCAACCACAGAAGAGACGACCATCTAAAATCACTGCAACAACTGTTTGTTCGGAAGCGTCGCGCTTAGATGCTCCCCTACCTTCAATACCTGCTACCGATGGTGAAGCTGGCTGATGTTCCCGCACTCCTCTTCGTTCGCCGCATGCCAGCCGCTCGACCAGATGCTTAACGGAGCATCATCTGCCGCTAGCAAATCTTAGCGACGCGGCCTCGCACACTCACTTCAGCCCGGTTTTTCCCAGCCGTTTTAGCGGTAAGCGTAGCGAAAAACGACAGCCTGGATTACTCTTTTTTCGGTTGCACCCCTACTTATCCACCCTTACAAAGGAGGGCTAACTGGTGCGTCGGGCACAGAAAGAGAGTGGTTGCATGAGCGGTGGATTTGACCCGTACTACCAATGGATGGGAATTGCTCCAGACGAGCAGCCACCCAACCACTACCGCTTGCTGGGGATTAGGCTGCTGGAGTCCAACCCCGACGTGATTCAAAACGCTGCTGATGCGCGAATGATTCACCTGCGAACTTTTCAGTCGGGTCCCCACTCTCTTCATTCTCAAAAGCTACTCAACGAAGTGGCCGCAGCTGCTCAATGCCTGCTGATCGCTTCGCAAAAGAAGAGCTACGACCAGCAGCTCCGGTCGTCTCTCGCACTGGCACAACAGACTGCGAATCCACCACCTCAGCCCCTCGTTAGTCCGCCGCTTGCAGCAGCAACTCCGGTGGCACGTCCGCTGCCAGTTGCGACGCCGCTTGCAGCCCCCCTGCCTGCGAAGACACCACCTGCTGAAAGCCAGCCAAGCTTCACCGCTGGCACCTCGCGGCGCGTTGCACGCAAAAACAATCCACTGGTTGCAATGTCGATCGTGGTGGCCGTTTGTGGCGTGGGACTGATCGGCGGACTCGTGGTTTGGGGATACGGATTTCAATCCAATCCGACGGGAGAGCTGGCCGAAGCTCCCCAGAAGACAACAATGCTGCCGACACCACCCTCGCCACCTAATCTTCCCCCAAATTTGCCGTCGACCACCAGCACAACCACGCCAAGCACTCCGCCAGCGGGTGAGCAGCCGCCGCCAACAGTTCCAAGCAGCGATCCGAGCGAGGCGTCAGTCGATGGAAGCACGAGCCCCGAAACGGGACCTCTGCCGCCTCCCGATCCAACTAGCAGCACACCTGTCGTAGCTCCATTCAAGTATCTGAGCGAGCTACCCAAAGTCATTCAGAATGCCTACGAGGAACCAGGATTGGTCGTGCGTGTGCAGGGTGTCGATTCACCTCATGGGTTTATGCACCATCCGCATTCCGACTCGATCACCGTTTGCAATGTCGCGCTCGACGGAACCTATCAATGGCTCACAGGGGCTGCTGTATTTAATGATACAGCGACCAAAGATGCGCGCACTCCCGCCATCATGTCGATCTATGGCGATGGCAATCTACTGTTTCAATCTCTGCCAGTCTCGAAGGCGCGGCCGATTCAGCCCTTCGCAGTACAGATCGCGGGTGTCAAAAAATTAGTGTTGAAAGTCGATTGCCCTGGAAGCTTCTCCTACTGTCACACCGCCTGGTTCTCTCCGATGCTGAGTGTCGCCCCCAACAGCCCGAATGTCGAACTGGCTCGTCTGCTCGAAGGAAAAAACTATCCCGCCCCCAGACCCGTCGTCGCTGCACCCAAATGGTTTGGCCTCCACGCGCCGAAACAAGGGATCTCAGCCACGCAGCTGAACCCTGCTCGTCCGATGTACCTCATCGAGCTCGAGCATGTCGATTTCGCTGCCTACAACGACGGCCCCAAACGCGTAGTCTCGCTGAAAGGGAAGCGTTCAGCGCATGGCATCTTCATGCACCCGAACAACAAAAGCGACGCTCGAATTGTTTACCGACTCGATCGCAAGTTTCACACCTTCACCGGCGCCGTGGGGATCAGCGATAAGCTCGACGACCGAGCGTTTTCCGATCAAACTTTTTCCATCCTCGGCGATGGCAAAGAACTCTGGAAATCGCGACCACATCGCGCGATTTCTTCATCGCAAGATTTCCAGGTGAATGTGAGTGGCGTTGATCTACTCGAGCTGCGCGTGGATTGTCACGGAAGCAGTGGCAAAGCGCACGCCGTTTGGTACGCGCCACATGTCAGCCCGCTGGACGATCGATCCAATGCCGAACTCGCTCAGATCTACCCCCAGTATCAACCGCTCGAGCAAGGGCCCAACGAGCGCAGCTTGGCCGATCTGGCGAACCCCAACGCCAGACCTGTCGATCGGCTCCCACCACCTTCCACGGAAGCGCTCGCCAAAGCTCGCGAACTGCTCCACGAAGTTTTGGCTACCGAGTTTGCCGCTGCCAAAACAGCGGAGAAAAAAATGAAATTGGTCGACGATCTTCTAGAAATAGGATCGCTCCCCGATCAGGCTGTCGCCGATCAATTCGCTGTGCTCGTGGAAGCCTTGGAACGAAGTTTCACGTTCGAACAGTTCTCTCGCGCCGAGTCCGAATTGCTGCGGCGGTATAACACCCCGCTGCTGACCGAACGCCTAACAGGCCTCAAGTCGTGCGTCACGCAAGCGCGCCCCGATCACGTCACCAAGTTTGCTGAATCTATCTTGCGCGCCGTCGACGACGCTGAACAATCGCAAGCCTACGAACTGGCCGTGGAGTTCAGCGACGTTGGGCAATCGCTCGGTAAGAAAACTGGCGAGCGGAAGCTCACCAGCATCTTCGTCGAACGCTCCCAACGATCGGGCCGATTACAAGTCGCACATCGTGATTGTGCGCCGCTGCTGGAATCGATGGCGAGCAACTCGCTCGACGACGCCGGGAAGTTCAAATGCGGGCAGTACCTCGCGCTTGTCCGTAGCGACTGGCCGGCGGCACTTCCGCTGCTCGCTCTGGGGAAAGACGATCCCTCGATCGCCAAAGCGGTGCTGAAAGACATTGCCGCCCCAACCGCTCCCGACGATATCATCGCGCTGGCCGATAGCTGGTGGCAACTCAGCGAGCAAGCAACCGAGCTGTCGCAAGAGGGTTATCGCAAACGCGCGATTCACTGGTACCTGAAAGCCAAAGAGGCTGGCGTGCGCGGCCTAGGCCTGGAAAAAGCGACGCAGCGAACCTCGACAACGTTGGGCGATTGGCTCGCAGAGTGGCGGCCCAATTCACCCGAAGTCCTGTTCGCCAAGCAAGTGGTCGGCCGTTATCGCACCTACCATATCGATATCGATCGTCCCGGCGCTAAGCGTCACCGC
This window of the Pirellula staleyi DSM 6068 genome carries:
- the lpxB gene encoding lipid-A-disaccharide synthase, giving the protein MRVFFSVGEPSGDLHGSNLINHLRQLAPALRAEGLGGPRMQAAGCELLRDMSDLAVMGLLPVLKKYPEFRALLARVVKHLETEKPDCVVLIDYPGFNWHVARAAKKLNIPVVYYGLPQVWAWATWRVKKVQTLVDHALCKLPFEEKWFRDRGVEATYVGHPYYDELASRSLDHTFVESLDLSQKRLVSILPGSRMQEVKNNLDMQLRAAKIVASKVPNIQFAIASYNDKQAAVAREKVAAAGLTFPVYVNRTPELIHAATATIAVSGSVSLELLYHAQPSVMVYKVSWLFSRMVRMLQAIRYMTLVNLLTAPDITAGTNSAYDRHHPLDAHVLLPEYPTWRDKSPEVAEHVIEWLTDEPLRQQRIDDLAELRSRVSQTGASRRAADYIAQHVLGITPQSHSRAA
- a CDS encoding NPCBM/NEW2 domain-containing protein, giving the protein MSGGFDPYYQWMGIAPDEQPPNHYRLLGIRLLESNPDVIQNAADARMIHLRTFQSGPHSLHSQKLLNEVAAAAQCLLIASQKKSYDQQLRSSLALAQQTANPPPQPLVSPPLAAATPVARPLPVATPLAAPLPAKTPPAESQPSFTAGTSRRVARKNNPLVAMSIVVAVCGVGLIGGLVVWGYGFQSNPTGELAEAPQKTTMLPTPPSPPNLPPNLPSTTSTTTPSTPPAGEQPPPTVPSSDPSEASVDGSTSPETGPLPPPDPTSSTPVVAPFKYLSELPKVIQNAYEEPGLVVRVQGVDSPHGFMHHPHSDSITVCNVALDGTYQWLTGAAVFNDTATKDARTPAIMSIYGDGNLLFQSLPVSKARPIQPFAVQIAGVKKLVLKVDCPGSFSYCHTAWFSPMLSVAPNSPNVELARLLEGKNYPAPRPVVAAPKWFGLHAPKQGISATQLNPARPMYLIELEHVDFAAYNDGPKRVVSLKGKRSAHGIFMHPNNKSDARIVYRLDRKFHTFTGAVGISDKLDDRAFSDQTFSILGDGKELWKSRPHRAISSSQDFQVNVSGVDLLELRVDCHGSSGKAHAVWYAPHVSPLDDRSNAELAQIYPQYQPLEQGPNERSLADLANPNARPVDRLPPPSTEALAKARELLHEVLATEFAAAKTAEKKMKLVDDLLEIGSLPDQAVADQFAVLVEALERSFTFEQFSRAESELLRRYNTPLLTERLTGLKSCVTQARPDHVTKFAESILRAVDDAEQSQAYELAVEFSDVGQSLGKKTGERKLTSIFVERSQRSGRLQVAHRDCAPLLESMASNSLDDAGKFKCGQYLALVRSDWPAALPLLALGKDDPSIAKAVLKDIAAPTAPDDIIALADSWWQLSEQATELSQEGYRKRAIHWYLKAKEAGVRGLGLEKATQRTSTTLGDWLAEWRPNSPEVLFAKQVVGRYRTYHIDIDRPGAKRHREQLITISPSNEVLNEQGQHFGIWRQEGANLRIEFAEESFGFALMQITKNRVLQGRHLQKHDGRLRGYEMIPE